The Nocardioides panzhihuensis genome has a segment encoding these proteins:
- a CDS encoding NAD-binding protein, with protein MHVVIMGCGRVGSTLARSLEDRNHTVSIIDQNSDAFRRLGPGFNGDKVAGMGFDRQVLLKAGIKRAEAFAAVSSGDNSNIISARVAREEFGIQQVVARIYDPGRAEVYQRLGISTVATVKWTADQVLRRLLPAGAEPDFRDMSGNIRIDQVVMPESWVGERTIKFQRQSGSRIAWIDRLGEGILPVRESVIQEGDVLHIVMREENTAQAYQTIKNGPEED; from the coding sequence GTGCACGTAGTGATCATGGGCTGTGGCCGCGTCGGCTCGACCCTGGCCAGAAGCCTCGAGGACCGCAACCACACGGTCTCGATCATCGACCAGAACTCCGACGCGTTCCGGCGGCTCGGACCGGGTTTCAACGGCGACAAGGTCGCCGGGATGGGCTTCGACCGGCAGGTCCTGCTCAAGGCCGGCATCAAGCGGGCCGAGGCGTTCGCGGCGGTCTCCAGCGGCGACAACTCCAACATCATCTCCGCCCGGGTCGCACGCGAGGAGTTCGGCATCCAGCAGGTCGTGGCACGCATCTACGACCCCGGCCGCGCCGAGGTCTACCAGCGCCTCGGGATCAGCACCGTGGCGACCGTGAAGTGGACCGCCGACCAGGTGCTCCGCCGCCTTCTCCCGGCCGGCGCCGAGCCCGACTTCCGGGACATGTCGGGCAACATCCGCATCGACCAGGTCGTCATGCCCGAGTCCTGGGTCGGCGAGCGGACCATCAAGTTCCAGCGCCAGTCCGGCAGCCGGATCGCTTGGATCGACCGACTCGGCGAGGGGATCCTTCCGGTCCGCGAGAGCGTGATCCAGGAGGGCGACGTGCTCCACATCGTGATGCGCGAGGAGAACACCGCGCAGGCATATCAGACGATCAAGAACGGCCCCGAGGAAGACTGA
- a CDS encoding potassium channel family protein: protein MRVAIAGAGAVGRSIASELITNGHEVLLIDKNPGSIKPERVPDAEWLLADACELSSLEEARLDNCDVVIAATGDDKANLVCSLLAKTEFAVPRTVGRVNHPNNEWLFTEAWGVDVNVSTPRIMSALVEEAVTVGDLVRLFTFRQGQANLVEITLPADSPYVGKPTGLVPFPENCALVTLLRDGQVYVPTPEQSLEQGDELLFVVPTEQEDELERLLAPAGHPG, encoded by the coding sequence ATGAGAGTTGCAATCGCCGGGGCCGGGGCCGTCGGCCGGTCCATCGCCAGTGAGCTGATCACCAACGGCCACGAGGTGCTCCTCATCGACAAGAACCCGGGCTCGATCAAGCCCGAGCGGGTGCCCGACGCGGAGTGGCTGCTCGCCGACGCCTGTGAGCTCTCCTCGCTCGAGGAGGCCAGGCTCGACAACTGCGACGTGGTCATCGCCGCGACCGGGGACGACAAGGCCAACCTGGTCTGCTCGCTGCTGGCCAAGACAGAGTTCGCCGTCCCGCGCACCGTCGGCCGGGTCAACCATCCGAACAACGAGTGGCTCTTCACCGAGGCGTGGGGTGTCGACGTCAACGTCTCGACACCGCGGATCATGTCCGCGCTGGTCGAGGAGGCCGTCACCGTGGGCGACCTGGTGCGGCTGTTCACCTTCCGGCAGGGCCAGGCCAACCTGGTCGAGATCACCCTGCCCGCCGACTCCCCCTATGTCGGCAAGCCCACCGGCCTGGTGCCGTTCCCGGAGAACTGCGCGCTGGTCACGCTCCTGCGCGACGGTCAGGTCTACGTACCCACGCCCGAGCAATCTCTCGAACAGGGCGACGAGCTCCTCTTCGTCGTGCCCACCGAGCAGGAGGACGAGCTCGAGCGTCTTCTCGCCCCGGCCGGCCACCCCGGCTGA
- a CDS encoding ABC transporter ATP-binding protein codes for MARSPLLQTLRPVQGRLIASLLLMVVSTVAGLVPLVGIVELARILLPAVTGGPGSAVDADRAWVVVWVSVAALLVRLATVLGSSWLSHVADLDLSIHLRRLLVARLGRVPLAWFTERNSGTVKKAVQDDVAALHHLVAHSVMELTAAITLPTVVAVYLFLVSPPLALVTLVPLALGLVGFRISMRGAGALYRDYDAGLADLAAATVENTGGIAEIKTFGATGQAHRRLAEVATRFGGFNRAWMRHSALGMLLMELALTPALTLVLVLGGGVWMLRAGWLTGPDLVPFLVLGLAMTAPVTVAGYAARELREATEAARRIQRLLAEPELPEPVVPAAAPTSARVELEAVSFAYSPANAAVLHDIDLVLEPGTVTALVGHSGSGKSTLAKLLPRFADPTTGRITIDGVDLRELTSAQLYEQVSFVFQDTGLLRTSIRDNIRLAHPRAPEEDVRRAAAAAQIADRIDELPRGYESVVGEDAQLSGGERQRVAIARALLSDTPILVLDEATAAADPESEALVQRALSRLVAGRTLLVIAHRLSTVTAADQIVLLDAGRVAERGTHEELLARGGRYARLWAADQRAHPAPVGRAVEESA; via the coding sequence TTGGCTCGCTCTCCCCTCCTCCAGACGCTGCGCCCTGTCCAGGGAAGGCTGATCGCCAGCCTGCTGCTGATGGTCGTCTCGACCGTTGCCGGGCTGGTGCCCCTCGTCGGGATCGTCGAGCTCGCTCGGATCCTGCTGCCCGCGGTGACTGGCGGACCCGGCTCTGCTGTGGACGCCGACCGCGCCTGGGTCGTGGTCTGGGTGAGCGTCGCGGCGCTGCTGGTGCGCCTGGCGACGGTGCTCGGCTCGTCCTGGCTCTCCCACGTCGCCGACCTCGACCTCTCGATCCATCTGCGCCGGCTGCTGGTCGCCCGGCTCGGCCGGGTGCCGCTGGCGTGGTTCACCGAGCGCAACTCCGGCACGGTCAAGAAGGCGGTGCAGGACGATGTCGCCGCACTGCACCATCTGGTCGCCCACTCGGTCATGGAACTCACCGCGGCGATCACGCTCCCGACCGTCGTCGCCGTCTATCTCTTCCTCGTCTCGCCGCCGCTCGCGCTGGTCACGCTCGTCCCGCTCGCGCTCGGCCTGGTCGGGTTCCGGATCTCGATGCGGGGCGCCGGTGCGCTCTACCGCGACTACGACGCCGGGCTCGCCGACCTGGCCGCGGCGACGGTCGAGAACACCGGCGGGATCGCGGAGATCAAGACGTTCGGCGCCACCGGGCAGGCCCACCGGCGCCTGGCCGAGGTCGCCACCCGGTTCGGCGGGTTCAACCGGGCCTGGATGCGTCACTCCGCCCTCGGCATGCTGCTGATGGAGCTCGCGCTCACCCCCGCGCTCACCCTCGTGCTCGTCCTCGGCGGCGGCGTCTGGATGCTCCGGGCAGGCTGGCTCACCGGGCCGGACCTGGTCCCGTTCCTCGTCCTCGGGCTGGCCATGACCGCACCGGTCACCGTCGCCGGCTACGCCGCCCGCGAGCTGCGCGAGGCGACCGAGGCGGCTCGGCGCATCCAGCGGCTCCTGGCCGAGCCGGAGCTTCCCGAGCCCGTGGTCCCTGCCGCCGCGCCGACCTCGGCCCGCGTCGAGCTCGAGGCCGTCTCCTTCGCCTACTCCCCCGCCAACGCAGCGGTGCTGCACGACATCGACCTGGTCCTCGAACCCGGCACCGTGACGGCGCTCGTGGGCCACTCCGGCTCGGGCAAGTCGACGCTCGCCAAGCTGCTGCCCCGGTTCGCCGACCCGACAACGGGCCGGATCACCATCGACGGCGTGGACCTGCGCGAGCTGACGAGCGCGCAGCTCTACGAGCAGGTCTCCTTCGTCTTCCAGGACACCGGGCTGCTGCGTACCTCGATCCGGGACAACATCCGGCTCGCCCACCCGCGGGCCCCCGAAGAGGACGTACGCCGCGCCGCAGCGGCCGCGCAGATCGCCGACCGCATCGACGAGCTGCCGCGCGGCTACGAGTCGGTGGTCGGCGAGGATGCCCAGCTCTCCGGCGGCGAGCGGCAACGGGTCGCGATCGCCCGCGCCCTCCTCTCCGACACCCCGATCCTCGTCCTCGACGAGGCCACCGCGGCCGCCGACCCCGAGTCGGAGGCTCTCGTCCAGCGGGCGCTGTCCCGCCTCGTCGCCGGACGTACGCTGCTGGTGATCGCCCATCGGCTCTCGACGGTGACAGCGGCCGACCAGATCGTGCTCCTCGACGCGGGCCGGGTCGCCGAGCGCGGCACCCACGAGGAGCTGCTCGCCCGCGGCGGGCGCTACGCCCGGCTCTGGGCCGCCGACCAGCGCGCCCACCCGGCCCCCGTCGGTCGAGCCGTGGAGGAGTCGGCATGA
- a CDS encoding ABC transporter ATP-binding protein: protein MITIVRLLATLVDRPRRRQLARVVAMFVATGVLQGLAFACVVPVLDAALRQDWDAATTWLPVLAGLFVAHHVALAVGNLDGYDLACDLLDITLARLGDHTVRLPLGWYDQDRTGQLSRMASKGATDIASVPGHLLRPLIAAVVSPITVIVAMAFLEWRLALALLAGVLAVLAATRLLSAIVGRGEGAYDAAMAEGSARVVEFALNQPALRVFGRTVHGNELVETALKEQKRASRRLLVTGFGGLGIQLLAIQALLTVVIALTVQLSLGGTLAPATAIGLLVLTVRFVESLIDYGELSSALRIAEGSLRRVLDVLALEPLAEPVAPAEPADSGIELRDVAFSYDGATQVLDRVSLTAPPRSLTAVVGPSGSGKSTLLRLVARFHDVTAGSVRLGGVDVRDLGTEALMRRVSIVFQDVYLFEGSLRDNVIMSRPDATDEQLREAARLARVDDIVARLPHGWQTRIGEAGSTLSGGEKQRVSIARALLKDAPVVLLDEATAALDAENEAAVQEALTALAADRTVIVIAHRLQTVVAADQIVVLDGGRIVERGSHDDLLAHGGRYLDFWRERTQAEGWRLLATESRE, encoded by the coding sequence ATGATCACCATCGTCCGTCTGCTCGCGACCCTCGTGGACCGCCCGCGCCGGCGCCAGCTCGCCCGCGTGGTCGCGATGTTCGTCGCCACCGGAGTGCTCCAGGGTCTGGCCTTCGCCTGCGTCGTACCGGTCCTGGACGCCGCGCTGCGTCAGGACTGGGATGCCGCGACGACGTGGCTGCCGGTGCTCGCCGGCCTCTTCGTGGCTCATCACGTGGCCCTGGCGGTGGGCAACCTGGACGGCTACGACCTGGCCTGCGACCTGCTCGACATCACTCTGGCCCGGCTCGGCGACCACACCGTGCGGCTGCCGCTGGGCTGGTACGACCAGGACCGCACCGGGCAGCTCTCCCGGATGGCCTCCAAGGGCGCCACCGACATCGCCTCGGTGCCGGGCCACCTGCTGCGGCCGCTGATCGCCGCTGTCGTCAGCCCGATCACCGTGATCGTCGCGATGGCGTTCCTGGAGTGGCGCCTGGCGCTCGCGCTCCTCGCCGGGGTCCTCGCCGTGCTGGCCGCCACCCGGCTCCTCTCGGCGATCGTCGGCCGCGGCGAGGGCGCCTATGACGCCGCGATGGCGGAGGGCTCGGCGCGCGTCGTCGAGTTCGCCCTCAACCAGCCGGCCCTGCGGGTCTTCGGACGCACCGTCCACGGCAACGAGCTCGTCGAGACCGCGCTGAAGGAGCAGAAGCGGGCCTCCCGACGGCTGCTGGTGACCGGGTTCGGCGGCCTGGGGATCCAGCTGCTGGCCATCCAGGCGCTGCTCACCGTGGTGATCGCGCTGACCGTGCAGCTCAGCCTCGGTGGCACGCTCGCCCCGGCCACCGCGATCGGTCTTCTCGTCCTCACGGTGCGGTTCGTGGAGTCGCTCATCGACTACGGCGAGCTCTCCAGCGCGCTGCGGATCGCGGAGGGCTCGTTGCGACGTGTCCTCGACGTCCTGGCGCTCGAGCCCCTCGCCGAGCCGGTCGCGCCCGCAGAGCCGGCCGACAGCGGCATCGAGCTGCGGGACGTGGCCTTCTCCTACGACGGCGCCACCCAGGTCCTCGACCGGGTCTCCCTCACCGCGCCGCCACGCTCGCTGACCGCCGTGGTGGGCCCGTCGGGCTCTGGGAAGAGCACCCTGCTGCGCCTGGTCGCCCGGTTCCATGACGTCACGGCGGGCTCGGTGAGGCTCGGTGGCGTCGACGTACGCGATCTCGGCACCGAGGCCCTGATGCGGCGCGTCTCGATCGTCTTCCAGGACGTCTACCTCTTCGAGGGCAGCCTGCGCGACAACGTGATCATGTCGCGCCCCGACGCCACAGACGAGCAGCTGCGGGAGGCAGCCCGGCTCGCCCGTGTCGACGACATCGTCGCGCGCCTCCCGCACGGCTGGCAGACCCGGATCGGCGAGGCCGGCTCGACGCTCTCGGGCGGGGAGAAGCAGCGGGTCTCCATCGCCCGGGCGCTGCTCAAGGACGCCCCCGTCGTCCTCCTGGACGAGGCGACCGCCGCCCTCGACGCCGAGAACGAGGCCGCGGTCCAGGAGGCGCTGACCGCGCTCGCCGCCGACCGTACGGTCATCGTGATCGCCCACCGGCTGCAGACCGTCGTCGCGGCCGACCAGATCGTCGTCCTGGACGGCGGGCGGATCGTGGAGCGCGGCAGTCACGACGACCTGCTCGCGCACGGTGGCCGCTACCTCGACTTCTGGCGCGAACGTACGCAGGCCGAGGGCTGGCGGCTCCTCGCCACAGAGTCCAGAGAGTAG
- a CDS encoding ABC transporter substrate-binding protein, with amino-acid sequence MNTTPLLRTVPVAALMLLAATGCGGTGVQNDAAAKGGSAEGYPVTVENCGREITVESAPERIVGLSPAQTELLVRLGVADRLVGQAQTAMHELPEDVAADASDVPELSTDSPPAREQLLDVQPDAVVAPTEYEFTAEQGFATIDQLTDAGVTTYVAAGGCPERRSTGEVTDLFTDLEALGSIFGVQVAADELVAETRGDLEDVEKAVEDRPRPTVAQLFVEGKTLSAIGAGVEFDMIERAGGDNVFKPDEELFAQFFSAVVSPEEVAARNPDAIVFAVREQSEAARVEAYLRKTFPNVTAVKEDRFIALRTPDTFPGTLGNVAAVRTIAEGLHPDAF; translated from the coding sequence ATGAACACCACCCCACTGCTGCGCACCGTCCCGGTCGCGGCGCTCATGCTCCTGGCCGCGACCGGCTGCGGCGGCACCGGCGTCCAGAACGATGCCGCTGCGAAAGGCGGGTCCGCCGAGGGCTACCCCGTGACCGTGGAGAACTGCGGACGTGAGATCACGGTCGAGTCGGCTCCGGAACGGATCGTCGGGCTCAGCCCAGCGCAGACCGAGCTGCTGGTGCGCCTCGGTGTCGCCGACCGGCTCGTCGGTCAGGCGCAGACGGCCATGCACGAGCTCCCCGAGGACGTCGCCGCGGACGCGAGCGACGTGCCCGAGCTGAGCACGGACTCGCCGCCGGCCCGTGAGCAGCTCCTCGACGTACAGCCCGACGCTGTCGTCGCCCCGACCGAGTACGAGTTCACCGCGGAGCAGGGATTCGCCACCATCGACCAGCTCACCGATGCCGGGGTGACGACCTACGTCGCCGCCGGTGGCTGCCCCGAGCGCCGTTCCACCGGTGAGGTCACCGACCTGTTCACCGACCTGGAGGCGCTCGGGAGCATCTTCGGGGTCCAGGTCGCCGCCGACGAGCTCGTCGCCGAGACCCGAGGAGACCTCGAGGACGTCGAGAAGGCCGTGGAAGACCGTCCGCGGCCCACCGTCGCCCAGCTCTTCGTCGAGGGCAAGACGCTCTCCGCGATCGGTGCCGGGGTGGAGTTCGACATGATCGAGCGCGCGGGCGGCGACAACGTCTTCAAGCCGGACGAGGAGCTCTTCGCCCAGTTCTTCTCCGCGGTCGTGTCGCCGGAGGAGGTGGCTGCCCGCAACCCCGATGCCATCGTCTTCGCCGTCCGGGAGCAGTCCGAGGCCGCGCGGGTCGAGGCGTACCTCCGCAAGACCTTCCCGAACGTCACCGCCGTCAAGGAGGACCGCTTCATCGCCCTGCGCACCCCGGACACGTTCCCGGGCACCCTCGGCAACGTCGCGGCGGTGCGGACGATCGCGGAGGGTCTGCACCCCGACGCCTTCTGA
- a CDS encoding ABC transporter ATP-binding protein: MRLETLDLTLNRGSREVVTEASVVVEPGEVLGLLGANGSGKSTILRACFGALRPVSGQVRLDGADVATMSRREIARRVAVMAQEPPDEFGLTVAESVLLGRTPHRGVLGRDSPEDWLVVGRAMELAGVSALADRPVHRLSGGERQRTLLARAIAQEAELLLLDEPTNHLDVSYRFELMHTVAELGITTVVALHELDLALAYCDRVAVLDRGRVVAFGEPADILTPDLVREVFGVEASRITDPEAGTPHLLLRGTSARVRERNT, from the coding sequence ATGAGGCTCGAGACGCTGGACCTCACCCTGAACCGGGGCAGCCGCGAAGTCGTCACCGAGGCCTCGGTCGTGGTCGAGCCGGGGGAGGTCCTCGGCCTGCTCGGCGCCAACGGCAGTGGCAAGTCGACCATCCTGCGGGCCTGCTTCGGCGCGCTCCGGCCGGTCTCGGGGCAGGTGCGCCTCGACGGTGCCGACGTCGCCACGATGAGCCGGCGCGAGATCGCCCGCCGGGTCGCGGTGATGGCCCAGGAGCCGCCGGACGAGTTCGGGCTCACCGTCGCCGAGAGCGTCCTGCTCGGCCGTACGCCGCACCGCGGAGTCCTTGGCCGCGACAGTCCCGAGGACTGGCTGGTGGTGGGCCGGGCGATGGAGCTGGCGGGCGTCTCCGCGCTGGCCGACCGGCCGGTCCACCGGCTCTCCGGCGGCGAGCGGCAGCGTACGTTGCTGGCCCGCGCGATCGCCCAGGAGGCCGAGCTCCTGCTGCTCGACGAGCCCACCAACCATCTCGACGTCTCCTACCGCTTCGAGCTGATGCACACGGTCGCGGAGCTCGGGATCACCACCGTCGTCGCTCTGCACGAGCTCGACCTCGCACTGGCCTACTGCGACCGGGTCGCGGTGCTCGACCGCGGGCGCGTCGTCGCGTTCGGCGAGCCGGCGGACATCCTCACGCCCGACCTGGTGCGTGAGGTCTTCGGTGTCGAGGCCAGCCGGATCACCGATCCCGAGGCCGGCACCCCACACCTGCTCCTGCGCGGGACGTCCGCGCGGGTTCGAGAGAGGAACACATGA
- a CDS encoding FecCD family ABC transporter permease encodes MTPTDISVTADDISPPALSRPGERVAVPAAIARRRWRARLLTVGLGAALLVVIALSASSGTVDLTALDAARLVTGHLLPGMPWMSDGTYTLLQDQVVWQFRLPRALLAALAGAALSLAGVFIQAVVRNPLAEPAIIGVSSGAGVGAVTVVVLGAAAVGAWIGAAAFLGAAVATAAVFWVAYKNGSIAPQRLVLTGVALGTFFSAITSYLTLTTEAQNVFSVMFFLLGSVSAATMTDLIGPLVALVVALLVSLTSGRAVNALQVGDETATALGVRVNRLRSVLLLAAALLTGTVVSVAGGIGFVGLVVPHIARVLVGSDHRRIVPVSVAGGALFLCGADLIARTVSAPAEVPLGIITALIGVPFFLWLMRGRAADEQGMAR; translated from the coding sequence ATGACCCCCACCGATATCTCCGTGACCGCGGACGACATCTCGCCACCGGCGCTCTCGAGGCCCGGCGAACGTGTCGCCGTGCCCGCCGCCATCGCGCGCCGCAGATGGCGCGCCCGGCTGCTGACCGTCGGCCTCGGGGCCGCCCTCCTCGTCGTCATCGCGCTGTCCGCGTCGTCGGGCACCGTCGACCTCACCGCCCTCGACGCCGCCCGGCTCGTGACGGGGCATCTGCTGCCCGGGATGCCGTGGATGAGCGACGGCACCTACACCCTGCTGCAGGACCAGGTGGTCTGGCAGTTCCGGCTGCCACGTGCGCTGCTGGCCGCTCTGGCCGGAGCGGCGCTGAGCCTGGCCGGGGTCTTCATCCAAGCGGTCGTACGCAACCCCCTGGCCGAGCCGGCGATCATCGGCGTCTCCTCGGGTGCCGGGGTGGGTGCGGTCACCGTGGTCGTCCTGGGCGCGGCGGCGGTCGGCGCCTGGATCGGCGCCGCGGCGTTCCTGGGAGCCGCGGTCGCCACCGCGGCGGTGTTCTGGGTGGCGTACAAGAACGGCAGCATCGCCCCGCAGCGCCTTGTGCTGACCGGGGTCGCGCTGGGCACCTTCTTCAGCGCGATCACCAGCTACCTGACACTCACGACCGAGGCGCAGAACGTGTTCAGCGTGATGTTCTTCCTGCTGGGCTCGGTGTCCGCCGCCACGATGACCGACCTGATCGGCCCACTGGTGGCGCTCGTGGTCGCCCTCCTTGTCTCGCTCACCTCCGGACGTGCGGTCAACGCGCTCCAGGTCGGCGACGAGACGGCCACGGCGCTGGGCGTCCGGGTCAACCGGCTGCGGTCGGTCCTGCTGCTCGCGGCCGCGCTGCTCACCGGAACCGTGGTCTCGGTCGCCGGCGGGATCGGCTTCGTCGGGCTCGTCGTCCCGCACATCGCCCGGGTGCTGGTCGGCTCCGACCATCGGCGCATCGTGCCGGTGTCGGTGGCCGGCGGGGCCCTGTTCCTGTGCGGTGCGGACCTGATCGCCCGGACGGTCTCGGCACCCGCCGAGGTGCCGCTGGGGATCATCACCGCGCTGATCGGGGTGCCGTTCTTCCTGTGGCTGATGCGCGGCCGGGCCGCCGACGAGCAGGGGATGGCGCGATGA
- a CDS encoding prolyl oligopeptidase family serine peptidase — protein sequence MRRASVRDALRRAERSGRPGLPLGRFRLSRRPGDLLPVLVDEDGGLVLDPGVRIQGVAPSPDGRLVALEVSDDGSENGRVLVVDTSSLTSTEIAGLAVRHARMAWAGEDLHLVDTQERCLRVRRGEPPRTLFTTAAGERATPIGVGGQTVIARTDQERTRLTGTDGAGLLDLPRVRSISAAEDTVLAVTSEELVSLRMPELGTASCRLETLPGVPVHAQAVPGGGLVHLVGDGHSLVVRLRAEAGVLAPAQTVAISRDHDVRTVSGLSWAQGRAWVRTESPAGAPRVRPLEEPARSTSEGRRSRLITVTAEDGVEIELILTGDPGGATLLEVYGGFGIVDLPAFEPSVAAWCDLGGLHVTARLRGGGGAGTSWHTSGQGAGKTRTVADAVTVARELVRLGLTRPERLVLAGASLGGLVAVSAALAEPGLVAGVACTAAPLDPHRISEHPGARHWAAEFGDPSDPAVRAAMDDYSPFERASRFPGGRWPRFLLTTFAEDSRVSAAPTDRLAEELTARGAQVDRVHRPRMGHGGNHLDAVHDFAAAVLDFALDSAHESTGV from the coding sequence GTGAGGCGCGCGAGCGTGCGCGACGCGCTGCGTCGGGCCGAGCGGTCGGGACGTCCGGGACTGCCGCTGGGCCGGTTCCGCCTGTCCCGGCGTCCGGGTGACCTGCTCCCCGTCCTGGTCGACGAGGACGGCGGGCTCGTCCTCGACCCGGGCGTCAGGATCCAGGGCGTCGCGCCGTCGCCGGACGGACGCCTGGTGGCCCTCGAGGTCAGCGACGACGGCTCCGAGAACGGGCGCGTCCTGGTCGTGGACACCTCGTCACTGACCTCGACGGAGATCGCGGGGCTCGCGGTCCGGCACGCCCGGATGGCCTGGGCCGGCGAGGACCTGCACCTCGTCGACACCCAGGAACGCTGCCTGCGGGTCCGGCGCGGCGAGCCACCCAGGACGCTCTTCACCACCGCCGCCGGTGAGCGCGCGACACCGATCGGCGTCGGCGGGCAGACGGTCATCGCTCGGACCGATCAGGAGCGGACCCGGCTGACCGGCACGGACGGCGCCGGGCTCCTCGATCTTCCGCGGGTCCGCAGCATCAGCGCGGCCGAGGACACGGTGCTGGCGGTGACGTCTGAGGAGCTGGTGAGCCTGCGGATGCCCGAACTGGGAACGGCTAGTTGCCGGCTGGAGACCCTGCCGGGCGTCCCCGTGCACGCCCAGGCGGTCCCCGGCGGCGGCCTGGTCCATCTGGTCGGGGACGGTCATTCGCTGGTGGTCCGGCTCAGGGCCGAGGCCGGTGTCCTCGCGCCGGCGCAGACGGTCGCGATCTCACGGGACCACGACGTACGCACGGTCTCCGGCCTGTCCTGGGCGCAGGGCCGCGCCTGGGTGCGGACCGAGTCGCCGGCGGGAGCGCCGCGGGTGCGGCCGCTCGAGGAGCCGGCACGCTCGACCAGTGAGGGCCGACGGTCGCGGTTGATCACCGTCACCGCGGAGGACGGTGTCGAGATCGAGCTGATCCTGACCGGCGACCCCGGCGGAGCGACGCTCCTGGAGGTCTACGGAGGGTTCGGGATCGTCGACCTCCCGGCCTTCGAGCCCTCGGTCGCTGCCTGGTGCGACCTGGGCGGGCTGCACGTGACCGCACGGCTGCGCGGCGGAGGCGGCGCGGGAACGTCCTGGCACACCTCGGGGCAGGGCGCCGGCAAGACACGTACGGTCGCCGACGCCGTCACCGTGGCCCGCGAGCTGGTGCGCCTCGGCCTGACCCGGCCTGAGCGGTTGGTGCTCGCCGGGGCGTCGCTCGGCGGACTGGTCGCCGTCTCCGCCGCGCTCGCCGAGCCGGGTCTCGTCGCCGGGGTCGCCTGCACGGCCGCCCCGCTCGACCCGCACCGCATCAGCGAGCATCCGGGAGCGAGGCACTGGGCCGCCGAGTTCGGCGACCCGAGCGATCCGGCGGTGCGGGCCGCCATGGACGACTACTCGCCGTTCGAGCGGGCAAGCCGATTTCCCGGCGGGCGGTGGCCCCGCTTCCTGCTGACCACCTTCGCGGAGGACTCCCGTGTCTCGGCCGCACCCACCGACCGGCTCGCCGAGGAGCTGACGGCTCGCGGCGCGCAGGTCGACCGCGTCCACCGCCCCCGGATGGGCCATGGCGGCAACCATCTCGACGCCGTGCACGACTTCGCCGCCGCCGTCCTCGACTTCGCCCTCGACTCAGCCCACGAATCCACAGGAGTGTGA
- the amiA gene encoding streptamidine family RiPP, with protein MNNDIVSEIEDTEQLAHLSASHSNALVENPFD; from the coding sequence ATGAACAACGACATCGTGAGCGAGATCGAGGACACCGAGCAGCTGGCGCACCTCTCCGCGTCCCACTCCAACGCGCTGGTCGAGAACCCCTTCGACTGA
- a CDS encoding CocE/NonD family hydrolase yields MTQPAVSPFPVSTRDDVVLGGWLVRSVGTARAVVLVRTPYDARAHLPLATSLARHGFDCLVQDVRGRYSSAGAWRPYATEARDGTDTVDALHQRCPLTPVVAYGASYAAHTALETARTDPRVTRVVALVPALGAHETAYSADGTPQHLDRLGWWAIHGFAREDEAALAPDVLRTAAAVTDRDGPMAAAARLGWDGARLDAFRELWSAPALDVPDHFGDATAPLLVVTGDADPFDTYARGLAAGWGARSGVGSALVSGPWGHDLGIGTTDTALRAAYDAAGSPGRIILRWLTHAEPAPGQELRLDVAARTWSGRPLVTTVPATARGLR; encoded by the coding sequence GTGACCCAGCCGGCGGTCAGCCCCTTCCCGGTCAGCACCCGCGACGACGTCGTCCTCGGCGGCTGGCTCGTCCGCTCGGTCGGCACCGCACGTGCCGTCGTACTCGTGCGGACGCCGTACGACGCCCGGGCGCACCTGCCGCTGGCCACGTCCTTGGCGCGCCACGGCTTCGACTGCCTCGTCCAGGACGTCCGCGGCCGCTACTCCTCGGCCGGCGCCTGGCGGCCCTACGCCACCGAGGCCCGTGACGGCACGGACACCGTCGATGCCCTGCACCAGCGCTGCCCCCTGACGCCGGTGGTGGCCTACGGCGCCTCCTACGCCGCCCACACCGCCCTCGAGACCGCGCGGACCGACCCGCGGGTGACCCGAGTGGTCGCGCTGGTGCCGGCCCTCGGAGCGCATGAGACCGCCTACTCGGCCGACGGGACCCCGCAGCACCTGGACCGTCTCGGCTGGTGGGCGATCCACGGGTTCGCACGCGAGGACGAGGCAGCGCTGGCCCCTGACGTCCTACGGACCGCGGCCGCCGTCACCGACCGCGACGGGCCGATGGCAGCAGCGGCTCGTCTCGGCTGGGACGGCGCGCGTCTCGACGCCTTCCGCGAGCTGTGGTCAGCCCCCGCGCTCGACGTCCCCGACCACTTCGGCGACGCCACCGCGCCGCTGCTCGTCGTCACCGGTGACGCCGACCCGTTCGACACGTACGCCCGCGGACTGGCCGCCGGATGGGGCGCCCGCAGCGGGGTCGGCAGCGCCCTGGTCAGCGGCCCCTGGGGCCACGACCTCGGCATCGGGACCACCGACACCGCGCTGCGGGCGGCGTACGACGCGGCCGGCTCCCCCGGCCGCATCATCCTGCGCTGGCTCACCCACGCCGAGCCCGCGCCCGGGCAGGAGCTCCGACTCGACGTCGCCGCCCGGACCTGGTCCGGACGGCCACTCGTCACGACCGTGCCGGCAACCGCGAGAGGACTCCGATGA